In Candidatus Micrarchaeia archaeon, a single genomic region encodes these proteins:
- the tgt gene encoding tRNA guanosine(34) transglycosylase Tgt, which translates to MDEFEILNKQEKARTGILSLKHEKIETPAFAPVATRATVKTMTNEDLLEMGSQILMCNTYHLYLKPGSKLISEFNGLHGFMNWKKPIMTDSGGFQAFSLGLGAELGASKFEYTTKEKEDSKQIRNVMAKVNEEGVEFQSIYNGDKHFFTPEKSIQIQKDLGADMIFAFDECSPPSADYEYTKKSMERTHRWLIKCLQEHKKLESDQLLFGIIQGGKYKDLREESAKFVNENCDAIGIGGSFGRQQMNEVLEWIYPFLDENKPRHLLGIGTIEDIFEGVKRGIDLFDCVGPQMIARTGYIYISPDSGKTNKNKEEGEKGSRENKFRYRVTNAKYEDDNIPLDPNCDCKMCKMYSRAYLHHLFDVDEYSAKRIATYHNLYFILNLMKQIRASINENAFDVLYNKWMK; encoded by the coding sequence ATGGATGAATTTGAAATTTTAAATAAACAAGAAAAAGCTAGAACAGGCATACTTAGTTTAAAACACGAAAAAATAGAGACCCCTGCTTTTGCGCCAGTAGCAACAAGAGCAACTGTAAAAACAATGACTAACGAAGATTTATTAGAAATGGGTTCTCAAATCTTAATGTGTAATACGTATCATTTATATCTAAAACCAGGATCAAAATTAATAAGTGAGTTTAATGGTTTACATGGTTTTATGAATTGGAAAAAACCAATAATGACAGATTCTGGAGGATTTCAAGCCTTCTCATTAGGTTTAGGCGCTGAATTAGGTGCTTCAAAATTTGAATATACAACTAAAGAAAAAGAAGATTCAAAACAAATAAGAAATGTTATGGCAAAAGTAAATGAAGAAGGAGTTGAATTTCAATCTATTTATAATGGAGATAAACATTTTTTTACTCCTGAAAAATCTATTCAAATACAAAAAGATTTAGGTGCAGATATGATTTTTGCTTTTGATGAATGTTCTCCTCCATCAGCAGATTATGAATATACAAAAAAAAGTATGGAAAGAACACATAGATGGTTAATAAAATGCTTACAAGAACATAAAAAATTAGAAAGTGATCAATTATTATTTGGGATTATACAAGGAGGAAAATATAAAGATTTAAGAGAAGAAAGCGCTAAATTTGTAAATGAGAATTGTGATGCAATAGGAATTGGAGGTTCATTTGGAAGACAGCAAATGAATGAAGTTTTAGAATGGATTTATCCTTTTTTAGATGAAAATAAACCAAGACATTTATTAGGTATAGGAACTATTGAAGATATTTTTGAAGGCGTTAAAAGAGGAATAGATTTATTTGATTGTGTTGGACCTCAAATGATTGCAAGAACGGGTTATATTTATATTTCACCAGATAGTGGAAAAACAAATAAAAATAAAGAAGAGGGGGAGAAAGGAAGTAGAGAAAATAAATTTAGATATAGAGTAACAAATGCAAAGTATGAAGATGATAATATACCTTTAGACCCTAATTGCGATTGTAAAATGTGTAAAATGTATTCGCGCGCTTATTTACATCATTTATTTGATGTAGATGAATACTCAGCAAAGCGCATTGCAACTTATCACAATTTATATTTTATTTTAAATTTAATGAAACAAATCCGCGCGTCAATTAATGAAAATGCTTTTGATGTTCTTTATAATAAATGGATGAAATAG
- a CDS encoding type II toxin-antitoxin system CcdA family antitoxin translates to MKDVILTARVNSAILEECKELDINISETVRAALIEKLEKEKQERFKQMLEKASPSAKKLSTKEIIKEIRKTREQR, encoded by the coding sequence ATGAAAGATGTAATACTAACTGCAAGAGTTAATAGCGCAATTTTAGAAGAATGCAAAGAATTAGATATAAATATTTCTGAAACAGTAAGAGCAGCTTTAATTGAAAAACTTGAAAAAGAAAAACAAGAAAGATTTAAACAAATGTTGGAAAAGGCTTCACCTTCTGCTAAAAAATTGTCCACAAAAGAGATAATTAAAGAAATTAGAAAAACAAGAGAGCAGAGGTAA
- a CDS encoding type II toxin-antitoxin system VapC family toxin, producing MYIYDSSAFYELIKTKDLNTENFILDLTFYEVGNILWKYCTLLKKKTEFCKKDLENICNILENWERVIRIYPLDTQYILEIAIKNKLTFYDAAYIYLAKKYSTGLLTCDKKLYVASKKEKIKSVLIEPKN from the coding sequence ATGTATATATATGATTCAAGTGCATTTTATGAACTAATAAAAACAAAAGATTTAAATACTGAGAATTTCATATTAGACTTAACATTTTATGAAGTAGGTAATATATTATGGAAATATTGCACTTTATTAAAAAAGAAAACGGAGTTTTGTAAAAAAGATCTTGAAAATATTTGTAATATTCTTGAAAATTGGGAAAGAGTTATAAGGATTTATCCATTAGATACCCAATATATTTTAGAAATTGCAATAAAAAATAAATTAACATTTTATGATGCAGCATATATATATCTAGCAAAAAAATATTCCACAGGATTATTAACTTGCGATAAAAAATTATATGTTGCAAGTAAAAAAGAAAAAATAAAATCGGTTTTAATAGAACCAAAAAATTAG
- a CDS encoding glutaredoxin family protein — protein sequence MAEKNIIVYSTNACPYCVMLKSYLKQKGIKFKEINVGEDEKAAMEMIRATGQQGVPQIKIDGKWIVGFNKPKIDEALKD from the coding sequence ATGGCAGAAAAAAATATAATTGTATATTCAACAAATGCATGTCCTTATTGTGTAATGTTAAAAAGTTATTTAAAACAAAAAGGCATTAAGTTTAAAGAGATAAATGTTGGTGAAGATGAAAAAGCAGCAATGGAAATGATCCGCGCAACTGGACAGCAAGGAGTTCCACAAATAAAAATTGATGGAAAATGGATTGTTGGATTTAATAAGCCAAAAATAGATGAGGCTTTAAAAGATTAA
- a CDS encoding toprim domain-containing protein, whose protein sequence is MSHLSFETKKRLKKELDNIFLELQDGEIIVEGKKDKIALNKIGLIKVNTLQGDYKRIVEKLKEKNVQKVFILTDFDRRGDELAEKLKGELTAQAIDFDLEKRKRLGAILNIKFWEEADTKLEQFLEKIDAI, encoded by the coding sequence ATGTCACATTTATCTTTTGAAACAAAAAAGCGCCTTAAAAAAGAATTGGATAATATCTTTTTAGAATTGCAGGACGGAGAAATAATTGTTGAAGGTAAAAAAGATAAAATTGCACTTAATAAAATAGGATTAATAAAAGTTAATACACTACAAGGTGATTATAAGCGTATAGTTGAAAAATTAAAAGAAAAAAATGTTCAAAAAGTTTTTATTTTAACTGATTTTGACAGGCGCGGTGATGAATTGGCTGAAAAATTAAAAGGTGAATTAACAGCGCAGGCAATTGATTTTGATTTAGAAAAAAGAAAGCGCTTAGGCGCTATTTTAAATATTAAATTCTGGGAAGAAGCAGATACAAAATTAGAACAATTTTTAGAAAAAATTGATGCAATATAA
- a CDS encoding AbrB/MazE/SpoVT family DNA-binding domain-containing protein, producing the protein MSMVHEIYDRGQIVIPKYIRELLGWKKGTKLNFKIEDEKVILENTENKTDQFMEEWDELKIELNIGASKLDDYFKNEKKYRKKYLQKDIRGK; encoded by the coding sequence ATGAGTATGGTCCATGAAATTTATGATAGAGGACAAATAGTTATCCCAAAATATATTAGAGAGTTATTAGGTTGGAAAAAAGGAACAAAATTAAATTTTAAAATTGAAGATGAAAAAGTTATTTTGGAAAATACAGAAAATAAAACAGATCAATTTATGGAAGAATGGGATGAATTAAAAATCGAATTAAATATAGGTGCAAGTAAATTAGATGATTATTTTAAAAACGAAAAAAAATATAGAAAAAAGTATTTACAAAAAGATATTAGAGGTAAGTAA
- a CDS encoding type II toxin-antitoxin system VapC family toxin translates to MFIDSNVFIYSLIDSRKQGQDSRKFIKRIVSGEQKAVTSIAVIDETVFAIYSMKNYDLKLAEKTWKKLNEIPNLEILNLTKEVSSIVPIFIKQGLDPTDAVHAATMKINNIKIICSYDKHFDEIKEIKRQEPR, encoded by the coding sequence ATGTTTATAGATTCAAATGTATTTATTTATTCTTTAATTGATTCAAGGAAACAAGGTCAGGATTCAAGAAAATTTATAAAAAGAATAGTTTCTGGTGAACAAAAAGCAGTAACTTCAATTGCAGTTATAGATGAAACAGTTTTTGCTATTTATTCAATGAAAAATTATGATTTAAAATTAGCTGAAAAAACATGGAAAAAATTAAATGAAATTCCAAATTTAGAAATATTAAATTTAACAAAAGAGGTATCTTCAATAGTTCCAATTTTTATAAAACAAGGGTTAGATCCAACTGATGCAGTTCATGCAGCAACGATGAAAATTAATAATATTAAAATCATTTGTTCATATGATAAACATTTTGATGAGATAAAAGAAATTAAAAGACAAGAACCAAGATAA